The Nitrospira lenta DNA window CCACGACGTCCCCTCCGAGTTGGCGGACTAGGCTGATGGTCGCCTCAGCCGTCCCTCCCGTGGCCAGGAGATCGTCTACGATCAGGACTCGCTCACCCGATCCGATGGCATCCCGATGAATGGCCAAGGTGTTCGATCCATACTCAAGGCTGTACTTCACCTCGAAGCAATCAGCCGGCAATTTCCCCGGTTTACGGACCGGCACAAACCCGGCCCCCAGCCGACCGGCCAACACGCCTCCAAAGATAAATCCTCGCGACTCGATGCCGACGACTTTATCGATCCGTGCATCTTGGTATCGCGCCGTGAGGTCGTCGGTCAGCGCGCGAAAGGCCGCAGCATCCTTCAGCAATGTTGTAATGTCGTAAAAGAGGATACCGGGCTTGGGAAAATCCGGCACTTCGCGGATGAGGGCTTGATAGTTGATGGCGGTCCCCGGAATTAGAGCAGGTCGGCCTGCGTCATGGTCTTTCGCTCGATGGTGCCTCGAAGCCGGACTAAGGCCGTTGTTTCGATTTGGCGGACCCGCTCACGGGTTAACCCCATCACCCGGCCTATCTCTTCCAGCGTCTTGGACTCATCACCGTCGAGCCCGAACCGCGACACAATAACAGTTTGCTCTTTTTCAGGCAACTCCTTGACCCAACTCATCAGTTCTGTCCGGCGCCTGATTCCATCCGCCGTGTCATCGGGAGACATACACATGGGATCTTCGATGACATCTCGCAGGAACGTATCGGTGCGATCATTGATGGGACTATCCAGCGAGCAGGT harbors:
- a CDS encoding adenine phosphoribosyltransferase, with amino-acid sequence MNYQALIREVPDFPKPGILFYDITTLLKDAAAFRALTDDLTARYQDARIDKVVGIESRGFIFGGVLAGRLGAGFVPVRKPGKLPADCFEVKYSLEYGSNTLAIHRDAIGSGERVLIVDDLLATGGTAEATISLVRQLGGDVVGLDFLVELKGLKGREKLAGYPVHSTILYS